In Alphaproteobacteria bacterium, a single genomic region encodes these proteins:
- a CDS encoding endo alpha-1,4 polygalactosaminidase, translating into MLRLAVLAISGWLILLIVPSAAGASEWWRPEGRISWDWQLTEPINLDRDVAMFDLDLFDTKAHVVARLKSRGVRTVCYLSAGSWEDWREDAALFPPEVIGDPYEGWPGERWLDIRRIDLLAPLIGQRLELCRIKGFDAVEPDNIDGYSNDTGFPLGAEDQLRFNRWLASEAHKRGLSIGLKNDPDQAAELVGDFDWALTEDCFAEEWCEQMLPFIKLGKTVFAAEYTDMDMTTAKFCAKAKAFGISAILKTRELDSWRRSCP; encoded by the coding sequence ATGCTCCGCCTTGCGGTCCTTGCCATATCGGGATGGCTGATTCTCCTCATTGTCCCCTCTGCCGCCGGGGCTTCCGAGTGGTGGCGTCCGGAGGGACGGATATCATGGGACTGGCAATTGACGGAGCCCATCAACCTTGACCGTGACGTCGCCATGTTCGATCTCGATCTTTTCGACACCAAAGCCCACGTTGTCGCTCGGCTCAAGTCCCGGGGTGTGCGCACCGTCTGTTACCTAAGCGCCGGATCATGGGAGGATTGGCGCGAGGACGCCGCGCTGTTCCCGCCCGAAGTGATCGGCGATCCCTATGAAGGGTGGCCCGGAGAGCGCTGGCTCGATATCCGCCGCATCGATCTGTTGGCGCCGCTGATCGGGCAACGTTTGGAGCTTTGCAGGATCAAGGGGTTCGACGCCGTGGAGCCGGACAACATCGACGGCTACTCCAATGACACGGGTTTCCCCCTTGGCGCCGAAGACCAGCTTCGCTTCAACCGCTGGCTCGCCTCGGAAGCACATAAGAGAGGCCTGTCCATCGGCCTCAAGAATGATCCCGATCAGGCTGCAGAGCTTGTTGGCGATTTCGACTGGGCCTTGACCGAGGACTGCTTCGCCGAGGAATGGTGCGAGCAGATGTTGCCGTTCATCAAACTGGGCAAGACCGTGTTTGCCGCCGAATACACAGATATGGACATGACCACCGCCAAATTCTGCGCCAAGGCCAAAGCCTTCGGCATCAGCGCCATTCTGAAAACCCGCGAGCTCGACTCCTGGAGACGGTCCTGCCCCTAG